One genomic window of Halococcus agarilyticus includes the following:
- a CDS encoding 50S ribosomal protein L21e: protein MPNSKGPLKKTRNKLSNDPRERGTSPPQRAIEDFDEGDHVHLSLDPSVTDGRFHPRFNGHTGEVLGSQGRAYRVEIVDGDTAKTLIVTPEHLRRQE from the coding sequence ATGCCTAACTCGAAAGGACCTCTCAAGAAGACCCGCAACAAGCTCTCGAACGATCCGCGCGAGCGCGGCACGTCCCCGCCCCAGCGCGCGATCGAGGACTTCGACGAGGGCGATCACGTCCACCTCAGCCTCGATCCGAGCGTCACCGATGGACGGTTCCATCCCCGGTTCAACGGCCACACCGGCGAGGTGCTCGGGAGCCAGGGCCGGGCCTATCGGGTCGAGATCGTCGACGGCGACACCGCGAAGACCCTGATCGTCACCCCGGAGCATCTCCGCCGTCAGGAATGA
- a CDS encoding 16S ribosomal RNA methyltransferase A: MTGRNRSSTASRDPDALLARAGIQPDRDQDQHFLVDDRVLDRLPTYVEGVDTNHVLEIGAGTGALTDRLLNVADRVTAVERDARLAEFLREEFADARGEGRLEIAEGDALSVELPEFTASVSNLPYGVSSEVLFRLLPAKRPLVVTVQTEFAERMVADPGTAEYGRLSVTAGHYAECEIVETVPPEAFSPPPAVESAVVRTAPREPNYAVDETAFLAFVRGVFTQRRKTVRNAIRNTTHISGIERPGAVVEAADEALLSQRAGDLAPAEFAELARLGCEVGGVSSEGATSGEEAG, translated from the coding sequence ATGACCGGTCGGAACCGTTCGTCGACGGCGAGCCGCGATCCCGACGCGCTGCTGGCCCGCGCAGGGATCCAGCCCGACCGCGATCAGGACCAGCACTTCCTCGTCGACGACCGCGTGCTCGATCGCCTGCCGACGTATGTCGAGGGGGTCGACACCAATCACGTCCTCGAAATCGGGGCCGGGACGGGCGCGCTGACCGACCGCCTGCTCAACGTCGCCGATCGCGTCACGGCGGTCGAGCGCGACGCGCGTCTGGCCGAGTTCCTCCGCGAGGAGTTCGCCGACGCCCGCGGGGAGGGGCGGCTCGAAATCGCCGAGGGCGACGCGCTCTCGGTCGAGCTTCCCGAGTTCACCGCGTCGGTGTCGAACCTTCCGTATGGGGTGTCGAGCGAGGTGCTGTTTCGACTGCTGCCCGCGAAGCGACCGCTCGTGGTCACAGTACAAACGGAGTTCGCCGAGCGGATGGTCGCCGATCCGGGTACGGCGGAGTACGGCCGGCTGTCGGTGACTGCGGGCCACTACGCCGAATGCGAGATCGTGGAGACCGTCCCGCCGGAGGCGTTCTCGCCGCCACCGGCCGTCGAGAGCGCCGTTGTGCGCACCGCGCCGCGCGAACCGAACTACGCAGTCGACGAAACGGCGTTTCTCGCGTTCGTCAGGGGGGTGTTCACCCAGCGACGCAAGACCGTCCGCAACGCGATCCGGAACACGACCCACATCTCGGGGATCGAGCGGCCCGGGGCGGTGGTCGAGGCCGCCGACGAGGCGCTGCTGAGCCAGCGGGCGGGCGACCTCGCCCCGGCGGAGTTCGCCGAGCTGGCACGGCTCGGGTGCGAGGTCGGTGGTGTGTCGAGCGAGGGAGCCACGTCGGGAGAGGAGGCCGGATGA
- a CDS encoding heavy metal translocating P-type ATPase, which translates to MSHRKTQLDIRGMSCANCSQTITEALQGLDGVRTADVNYATDEGSVEYDPDETTLAAIYATIDDAGYSVASTSMSIAITDMTCSNCAETNETALEAVPGVISADVNYATDEASVKYNPAETDRERLYAAVESAGYSPVREDDDGESEAERRDAARDDEIRRQLRLTLFGAALSLPLIAFMIEKLVLGGGALPETILGVEFGWVEFLLATPVQLVLGRPFYRNSYNALVKNRTANMDVLIALGSSTAYVYSVVVLLGLLAGGLYFDTAALILVFITLGNYLEARSKGQAGEALQQLLEMEADTATVINDGGNEEEVPLEEVDIGDRMKVRPGEQIPTDGTVVDGQSAVDESMVTGESVPVEKEEGDEVVGSTINENGVLVVEATKVGADTALQQIVQTVKEAQSRQPEIQNLADRISSYFVPIVIANALLWGIVWYLFPAALAGFVGVLPAWGLVAGGPAVAGGTVSVFEFAVVVFASSVLIACPCALGLATPAATMVGTSIGAKNGVLFKGGDVLERAKDVDTVVFDKTGTLTEGAMELTDVVVFNARTATGGDDPETAADGGAQALDGQSKAGSEAAVDEGTVLRAAASAESGSEHPLARAIVTGAEERGIDLAESTGFENVPGHGVRTVVEDDEVLVGNRKLMRDNDIDPSPAEDELERLENEGKTAMLVARGGSLLGLVADADTVKESAKEAVSALHERGLTVHMITGDNERTARAVAEDVGIDPANVRAEVLPEDKADAVDEIQADGTKAMMVGDGVNDAPALATAYVGTAIGSGTDVAIEAADVTLMRDDPLDVVKAIRISDGTLRKIKQNLFWALGYNTAMIPLASLGLLQPVLAAAAMAFSSVSVLSNSLLFRRYTPDEDYRPLYDWR; encoded by the coding sequence ATGAGCCACCGGAAGACACAGCTCGACATCCGGGGGATGAGCTGTGCGAACTGTTCGCAAACGATAACCGAGGCGCTTCAGGGCCTCGACGGAGTGCGGACGGCGGACGTCAACTACGCCACCGACGAGGGAAGCGTCGAGTACGACCCGGACGAGACGACGCTCGCGGCGATCTACGCTACGATCGACGACGCCGGATACAGCGTGGCGAGCACGTCGATGTCGATCGCCATCACCGATATGACGTGTTCGAACTGCGCGGAGACCAACGAGACGGCACTCGAAGCCGTTCCGGGGGTTATCTCGGCGGACGTCAACTACGCCACCGACGAGGCCAGCGTCAAGTACAATCCCGCCGAGACCGATCGAGAACGACTCTACGCCGCGGTCGAGAGCGCCGGCTACTCGCCCGTGCGCGAGGACGACGACGGTGAGTCGGAAGCCGAACGCCGCGACGCCGCCCGTGACGACGAGATCCGCCGCCAGCTCCGGCTCACGCTGTTCGGCGCGGCGCTCTCGCTCCCGCTGATCGCCTTCATGATCGAGAAGCTCGTGCTCGGTGGCGGGGCGCTCCCCGAGACGATCCTCGGTGTGGAGTTCGGCTGGGTCGAGTTCCTGCTCGCGACCCCGGTCCAACTCGTGCTCGGGCGGCCGTTCTACAGGAACTCGTACAACGCGCTGGTGAAGAACCGGACGGCCAACATGGACGTGCTGATCGCGCTCGGCTCCTCGACAGCCTACGTCTACTCGGTTGTCGTGCTCCTGGGGCTGCTCGCGGGTGGGCTGTACTTCGACACCGCCGCGTTGATCCTCGTGTTCATCACGCTCGGGAACTACCTCGAAGCGCGCTCGAAGGGCCAGGCGGGCGAGGCGCTCCAGCAGCTCCTCGAAATGGAGGCCGACACCGCGACCGTCATCAACGACGGAGGAAACGAGGAGGAGGTTCCCCTCGAAGAGGTCGACATCGGCGACCGAATGAAGGTCCGGCCAGGCGAACAGATCCCGACCGACGGCACCGTGGTCGACGGGCAGAGTGCGGTCGACGAGTCGATGGTCACCGGCGAATCGGTCCCCGTCGAAAAGGAGGAGGGTGACGAGGTCGTCGGCTCGACCATCAACGAGAACGGTGTGCTGGTCGTGGAAGCCACCAAGGTCGGTGCCGACACCGCGCTCCAGCAGATCGTCCAAACTGTGAAGGAAGCGCAGTCGCGCCAGCCCGAGATCCAGAACCTCGCGGATCGGATCTCGTCGTACTTCGTGCCGATCGTGATCGCGAACGCCCTGCTCTGGGGGATCGTCTGGTATCTGTTCCCGGCAGCGCTCGCCGGGTTCGTCGGCGTGCTGCCGGCGTGGGGGCTCGTCGCTGGCGGGCCGGCAGTCGCGGGTGGCACGGTTTCGGTGTTCGAGTTCGCGGTGGTCGTGTTCGCCTCCTCGGTCTTGATCGCGTGTCCGTGCGCGCTCGGGCTCGCAACCCCGGCGGCGACGATGGTCGGCACCTCCATCGGCGCGAAAAACGGCGTCCTGTTCAAGGGTGGCGACGTCCTCGAACGTGCGAAGGACGTCGATACGGTGGTGTTCGACAAAACCGGGACGCTGACCGAGGGTGCGATGGAACTCACCGACGTCGTTGTCTTCAATGCTCGCACCGCTACCGGCGGCGACGACCCCGAGACGGCGGCCGACGGGGGCGCGCAGGCGCTCGACGGACAGTCCAAGGCCGGGAGCGAGGCAGCAGTCGACGAGGGGACCGTCCTCCGAGCGGCGGCGAGCGCCGAATCCGGCAGCGAACACCCGCTCGCACGAGCGATCGTCACGGGTGCCGAAGAGCGAGGGATCGACCTCGCCGAGTCCACCGGGTTCGAGAACGTGCCTGGTCACGGCGTCCGCACAGTAGTGGAGGACGACGAGGTGCTCGTCGGGAACCGCAAGCTCATGCGCGATAACGACATCGACCCATCGCCCGCCGAGGACGAACTCGAACGCCTCGAAAACGAGGGCAAGACCGCGATGCTCGTCGCGCGCGGCGGGAGCCTCCTCGGCCTCGTCGCCGACGCCGACACGGTGAAAGAGAGCGCGAAGGAGGCCGTTTCGGCGCTCCACGAACGCGGCCTCACGGTTCACATGATCACCGGCGACAACGAGCGTACAGCCAGAGCAGTCGCCGAGGACGTCGGCATCGATCCGGCGAACGTTCGCGCCGAGGTCCTGCCGGAGGACAAGGCCGACGCGGTCGACGAGATCCAGGCCGACGGTACGAAGGCGATGATGGTCGGTGACGGCGTGAACGACGCGCCCGCGCTCGCAACCGCCTACGTGGGAACGGCGATCGGCTCGGGCACCGACGTCGCGATCGAGGCCGCGGACGTCACGCTGATGCGCGACGATCCGCTCGACGTGGTGAAGGCCATTCGGATCTCCGATGGGACGCTTCGGAAGATCAAGCAGAACCTCTTCTGGGCGCTCGGGTACAACACCGCGATGATCCCGCTCGCCTCGCTTGGCCTGCTCCAGCCCGTGCTCGCCGCGGCGGCGATGGCGTTCTCGTCGGTATCGGTGCTGTCGAACAGCCTGCTGTTCCGGCGGTACACGCCCGACGAGGACTACCGCCCGCTGTACGACTGGCGATAG
- a CDS encoding RNA polymerase Rpb4 family protein, with protein MTIFKERLDEEYLTLAETKELLADVEAEHAADEDREMPYELARAIEHVNRFAELTPEESREFVAELREHEKVDEPTAYKIADLKPANRDELRAIYAQERFSLSGDELDDVLGIVAKHV; from the coding sequence ATGACGATCTTCAAGGAGCGCCTCGACGAGGAGTACCTCACGCTCGCCGAGACGAAGGAACTGCTCGCCGACGTCGAGGCCGAACACGCCGCCGACGAGGACCGCGAGATGCCCTACGAGCTCGCGCGCGCCATCGAGCACGTCAACCGGTTCGCGGAGCTCACCCCCGAGGAGTCCCGCGAGTTCGTGGCCGAACTCCGCGAGCACGAGAAGGTCGACGAGCCGACCGCCTACAAGATCGCGGACCTCAAACCAGCCAATCGCGACGAGCTCCGCGCGATCTACGCCCAGGAGCGGTTCTCGCTGTCGGGCGACGAGCTCGACGACGTGCTCGGGATCGTCGCGAAACACGTCTGA
- a CDS encoding HVO_2753 family zinc finger protein → MSESEQQASATRSCVSCGINISGTNAAAFDCPECGTQIYRCATCRKQSNLYECPDCGFTGP, encoded by the coding sequence ATGAGCGAAAGCGAACAGCAGGCGAGTGCGACCCGATCGTGTGTCTCGTGTGGGATCAACATCTCGGGCACCAACGCCGCCGCCTTCGACTGTCCCGAGTGTGGGACGCAGATCTACCGGTGTGCGACCTGTCGCAAGCAGAGCAACCTCTACGAGTGTCCCGACTGTGGGTTCACGGGGCCGTAA
- a CDS encoding elongation factor 1-beta: MGKVAAKLKVMPESPEVDLDELQHELEDSLSEGAKINGFERDDVAFGLVALLPTVIVPDDAGGTEAVEEAFADVETVESVAVENVGRI, from the coding sequence ATGGGGAAGGTCGCCGCGAAGCTCAAGGTGATGCCGGAGAGCCCCGAGGTCGATCTCGACGAGCTCCAGCACGAGCTCGAGGACTCGCTGTCCGAGGGTGCGAAGATCAACGGGTTCGAGCGCGACGACGTCGCCTTCGGCCTCGTCGCGCTCCTGCCGACGGTGATCGTCCCCGACGACGCCGGCGGAACCGAGGCGGTCGAGGAGGCGTTCGCGGACGTCGAGACGGTCGAGAGCGTCGCGGTCGAGAACGTCGGCCGGATCTGA
- a CDS encoding HemK2/MTQ2 family protein methyltransferase, with amino-acid sequence MGLDDRRERDDVYQAAEDSALLATAAVAAAEPTDRVLDVGTGSGYVAARVNETGARVVGTDRNPHACRQARDAGIETVRTDLTTAFAADAFDLVTFNPPYLPTEPDEAVDDWMGMALSGGETGRAVIEPFIADVGRVLAPEGRVLLLVSTLSGVEAVVERAADAGFASETVSEESFPFETLSVLRLSKE; translated from the coding sequence ATGGGACTCGACGACCGCCGCGAGCGCGACGACGTGTACCAGGCCGCCGAGGATTCGGCCCTCCTCGCGACCGCGGCGGTTGCGGCGGCCGAGCCCACCGACCGCGTGCTCGACGTCGGCACCGGATCGGGCTACGTCGCGGCGCGAGTGAACGAGACCGGCGCGCGAGTGGTGGGAACTGATCGGAACCCCCACGCCTGTCGCCAGGCCCGCGACGCGGGTATCGAGACCGTCAGAACGGACCTCACGACTGCCTTTGCCGCCGACGCGTTCGATCTCGTGACGTTCAACCCACCCTATCTCCCGACCGAGCCCGACGAGGCGGTCGACGACTGGATGGGGATGGCGCTGTCGGGCGGTGAGACCGGCCGGGCGGTCATCGAGCCGTTCATCGCCGACGTCGGCCGCGTGCTCGCACCCGAAGGACGGGTTCTCCTGCTCGTGAGCACCCTCTCCGGGGTCGAGGCGGTCGTCGAGCGCGCCGCCGACGCGGGGTTCGCGAGCGAGACCGTCTCCGAGGAGTCGTTCCCGTTCGAGACGCTGTCGGTGCTCCGGCTATCGAAGGAGTGA
- a CDS encoding DUF655 domain-containing protein, with the protein MNDAESGDDAGAREPRAVVLDLLPNGRPDDDRPAHRKPPLAYALGESQFRLRELTLAEDADISIGDRIQFDGEGVESSREVAYEDLSNAARSELEYAAEEIIDRDEARFVDFYNDAQPITLRLHQLNLLPGIGKKLRNSILDERKREPFDGFDDLEERVAGLHRPKEILVERLIEELRDDDLKYRIFVGRDPNEG; encoded by the coding sequence ATGAATGACGCCGAGAGCGGCGACGATGCGGGAGCACGCGAGCCACGAGCCGTCGTGCTCGATCTGCTGCCGAACGGCCGTCCCGACGACGACCGCCCGGCCCACCGGAAACCGCCGCTCGCCTACGCCCTCGGCGAGTCACAGTTCCGACTCCGGGAGCTGACGCTGGCCGAGGACGCCGACATCTCCATCGGCGATCGGATTCAGTTCGACGGCGAGGGGGTCGAGTCCTCCCGCGAGGTGGCGTACGAGGACCTGTCGAACGCCGCGCGATCGGAGCTCGAGTACGCGGCCGAGGAGATCATCGACCGCGACGAGGCGCGGTTCGTCGACTTCTACAACGACGCCCAGCCGATCACGCTCCGGCTCCACCAGCTCAATTTGCTCCCGGGGATCGGCAAGAAGCTCCGCAACTCGATCCTCGACGAGCGAAAGCGCGAGCCATTCGACGGGTTCGACGATCTCGAAGAGCGCGTCGCGGGACTCCACCGACCGAAGGAGATCCTCGTCGAGCGCCTGATCGAGGAGCTCCGCGACGACGACCTCAAGTACCGCATCTTCGTCGGGCGCGACCCGAACGAGGGGTAG
- a CDS encoding mechanosensitive ion channel family protein, with protein MNIFRYAWQLQRAYFDTLGEKLLGTVVLFVLLAAIGEAIRRAGRPLKRRYSTRLTEATQAGAVAVLTVGVVLALAVIWEVTGRLGTLVYPLLSVKPWIIVRGLVSVALVVVAYLLIRLLNRSIDRLSEEHDAITDHQSEVAYHVADVGVFVFAFLGVLVTWGIDPGRLFVGAGVLGAVLGFAARDTLGAITSGFVLLFSRPFRVGDWIEVEEYEGVVRDVTIVNTKIRSFDDEHVLIPNDEITSNPLVNRSRNDRLRIDIEVSVDYDTDLDRAMAVAANAMDECDDRVREIPSPRAVLKRFADSGIVLELRFWVDDPSARRVWEAKTVVIRTVKETFDREGIVIPFPQRTLNARDESGFGVAGRGATERGGSGERARGSTTAADGGED; from the coding sequence ATGAACATCTTCCGGTACGCCTGGCAGCTACAGCGGGCGTACTTCGACACGCTCGGGGAGAAACTGCTCGGGACCGTCGTGCTGTTCGTGCTGCTGGCGGCGATCGGCGAAGCCATCAGACGCGCGGGCCGGCCGCTCAAGCGGCGCTACAGCACGCGACTGACCGAGGCGACCCAGGCCGGCGCGGTGGCGGTGCTCACCGTGGGTGTCGTCCTCGCGCTCGCCGTCATCTGGGAAGTAACGGGCCGTCTCGGAACGCTCGTCTATCCCCTGTTGTCCGTCAAACCCTGGATCATCGTCCGGGGGCTGGTTTCGGTCGCGCTCGTCGTGGTCGCCTACCTCCTCATCCGACTGCTGAACCGATCGATCGACCGGCTCTCCGAGGAACACGACGCGATCACCGACCACCAGAGCGAGGTCGCGTACCACGTCGCCGACGTCGGGGTGTTCGTGTTCGCGTTCCTGGGCGTTCTCGTCACCTGGGGTATCGATCCGGGGCGGCTGTTCGTGGGTGCGGGCGTGCTCGGTGCGGTGCTCGGTTTCGCGGCGCGGGACACCCTCGGTGCGATCACGTCGGGGTTCGTGCTGCTGTTCTCGCGGCCGTTTCGCGTCGGTGATTGGATCGAGGTCGAGGAGTACGAGGGCGTGGTCCGCGACGTGACCATCGTCAACACCAAGATCAGGTCGTTCGACGACGAACACGTGCTGATCCCGAACGACGAGATCACCAGCAACCCCCTGGTCAACCGGTCGCGGAACGACCGGCTCCGGATCGACATCGAGGTGAGCGTGGACTACGACACCGACCTCGACCGGGCGATGGCGGTGGCCGCGAACGCGATGGACGAGTGTGACGACCGCGTCCGTGAAATCCCCTCGCCACGGGCAGTGCTGAAACGCTTTGCGGACTCGGGGATCGTGCTCGAACTCCGGTTCTGGGTCGACGATCCGAGCGCGAGACGGGTCTGGGAGGCGAAGACCGTCGTGATCCGGACGGTGAAGGAGACGTTCGACCGCGAAGGGATCGTCATTCCGTTCCCCCAGCGCACGCTCAACGCGAGGGACGAATCCGGGTTCGGCGTCGCCGGCCGCGGCGCGACGGAACGCGGCGGCTCGGGCGAGCGGGCACGGGGGTCGACCACGGCAGCCGACGGCGGCGAGGACTGA